Genomic DNA from Salinibacter pepae:
CCTCCGGATTGAACGGACCGTCGACCGTCACAGACTCGAAGTTCGGATGCCCGGGATTCACCAGCACGTTCGCCTCGGCCGGCACGACCGCACTGGGCACGCGGAGGGCCAACGAGCGCCCCGACTGAAGCCACTCGTCGCCGACGGCCTGCACGCCCCGTGGGACGGGATTTGCGCGCCAGTCATCGGGAAGCGCCTCTCGGTCCAGGGACTCGACGGATGTTTCCGGCAGGGACGCCCGAAACGCCACGTAGGTGTCCAGCAAGTGTGAAGTCGGCAGGTGCACCAGAATCTCCAGTTCGGCCAGGGCCAGCGACTCCGACGTATACACGACCGGCTGCCCCGGGCTATTAAACCGCCCGCCGGCTTGACGGGCGCCGTCGCCACTGAAGGCCGACTCCGCATATTTCTCTTTGACGAGGCGCCAGACCTGAACCATCAACCGAGGAAACGACGACGGGCAACGGAGAGACACAAACTGAAGCGCCCTAGCTATAGACGCCGTGGTCGAGACGGATCAGCAGGCGCTCCACCTCCCGGGCCCCGGGCTCGGTGTCCGCAAAGTCAAGGGGCGGCTCGCCCCCCAGCGCACGGGCCGGTTCGGTGAGCCACTTCTGGGCATTGTTGCGACCGTCCAGCACATCGATCGCCCGGAGTGCGAGCCGGGCCACCCGAAGAATACGCTCCGACTCGTCCTTATTGAACGTGCCGTGTTTGCGACGGCGGCTCAATGTGGAGGGTGTGATGCCGACAATCTCGGCGAGCCGGCCGCTCGGCACGTCCAGAAGCGCGCGGAGGGCATCGAATCGCTCTGTCGGGAGGCCCTCGCGAACCGTCGCGACGAGCTCCGCCGGCTCCTCCGCCGCAAGCTCCGGAAAGGACGATGCCCCGGCATCGGTCGTGAGAGAGACTGGAGCACCCATCGGGGTTGTTTGATTTGAAAAGAGGCGTTTTTCAAATGGGAACGCTTCTTCAATCCCTGTGATCCAGGGGGGAGGCCTCTCCGCCAAAACGTGCTTCAGAAACGCACCGTCCCCCCACCCGCCGCACCGAAAGAGTCGGGGCGCACCGGAGCAACGCGGACGCCGTCCCGGAAGCCGACGCGGCGTCCGGCATGAGACCGCTCGCTACGGACGGCCCCAGCGGCCTCTGTGGGGCTCTCTCGGAAACGAGTGCCTCCAAACGGTCGCCACAGCCTGCGGTCATTCGAGAAGATCCTCCCCGACCTGCTCGACAGGCGCGTGGTCGGGGTACTGTTCGCGAAGACGCGCCCGGAACGACGAGAGGGACGGCACGGACTCGAAGCGAGTCAGGTGGGCCGGACAGGTACAATCCGACGCCCCAAAGCCGTCGACCGGCACCGTGGCCCCGGATCGGTCCCGGAGCACCGCGGCCCACGTGCACTCGCGGCGCTCGGGGTCGTGGGTGTACCAGACCGCCTCCAGTGCCGTGGCCGCACGCAGGTAGTCGACGTGCCAGTGCTGCGCCCCGTCGCCCCGAGCATGCCGCCCCACTCGGGCACGGAGCCCGCCGGGGCCGAAGGCGCTCCCGACGTAGACGTACACGCCGGGCCAGACGATCATTTCGCCAAGAGCCCCCACCTCAATCTCCTGGTTCTCCTCGCCACGGAGCAGCAACGCGTAGGTGCCGGGCGCGTCGGTCATCGGGCCGAGGTGGCGGTCTCTTCCGTCTTCCAGAAGGCAATGCCGCCCGCCTGCGGCCCCACCTCGACGGAGGCGACGCGCTCGTTCGACTGCAGGTCGAATACGTCCACGGCACCCGGGTCGTCGCCCCGCCCCTCCGCCGAGACGAACGCGTAGCGGCTGTCGGGCGAGATCACGACGCCGTGCGTGACGGCCTGTGTGTTCGACAGGCGGGCCGCCCGCTCCCCCGTCCCCAAATTCCAGATGCCCGTCTCGCCGGTCCCCTTGTAGGACACCACGAGCGTCGTGCCGTCCGGCGACACCTCCAGGTTGTACGGCGCGGTCCCCTCGCCCGTCGGCAGCCGCTGCGTCACCGCCCAGTCATCCCGGTCCACCACGACCACCTCGTCGGCCCCATTGTGGGCCACGTACGCCAGCGGCCGCGAGGGGTGCGGATCCACCCATGTCGGCTTCGGCGTGCCCTCCCCGGTCGTGAGGGTGCGCGTGACCCGGCCCGTGAGCGCGTCAACTTCGTGGAGCGTCCCGTCCATCATGCTCACCGAGTAGTGCGTGCGCCCGTCCGGCGCGAAGCGGGAGCCGTGCGGCATGATGCCCGTCTCGATCCGGTCTACCTCCGTCATGGCCTCCGGATCGACGACCGACACGGTGCTCGGCTCCATTTCGCCATGGAGGTTGAAGTTCGCAACGTAAAGCAGGCCCGTCACGGAAGAGACCTCCATCGTGGCCGGAAACATGCCGACGTGGGCGGTGTCGACCTTCGCGTTCGTCCCCGTCTCGTACTTCGCGACGCGGCCGTAGGGCTTGCCGTGGGCGATGGACACGAACCAGTGGTCCCCATCCGGCGCCACCGTCATGCCGTGCGCCCCCTCCGTCTCGGGCGCGATGTAGCCGACGGGAACGGTTTCCTCCACGGTCGCCGATTCGGTGTCGGCATCAAACCGCACCAGGGCCACCTCGTCGGCCGACTCGGACGCGACGTAGGCGTAGTAATTCTGGGCGAGGGTGGGCGATGCCGCCAGGCCGAGCAGGCAAACGGCGAGACACAGCGTCCGGAGCAGGTGCATGGGGGGTGGTTGATGGGTTGGTCGGCTAGTGGGTTGGTGAGCTGGGGCCATCGGCCCCTCCTCACTCGTCAGGCTTCACGCATCACGTCCTCACACATCACGTCCTCACGCATCACTCATCACTCCTTACTCTCCATTCGTCAGCTCCACCGCCCAGAGGCCGGAGTTCCAGTCGGAGAAGAAGACGTGTCCCTCATGCGGCTGCGGCCCCCAGGCCATCGCGGCGTTGGGAATGCGGCCCTCGGGATCGTGGGATTTGAAGTGCGCAATCTCACGGCCCTGCTCGTAGAGGTTGCCCTTGAGGTCCCCGGACAGATCCACCACGCGCAGCCCGGCGTTGTAGTAGGCGACGTAGAGCGTGTCGCCGTCCACCCAGAAGTTGTGCGAGCCGGCTTCGGGCACGCGGTACCGCGCCTCCTCGGACGGGGTCTCGGGATCGGTGACGTCGACAAAGTGGAGCCAGCCGGCGGGAATGGTCGGCTCATTCTCGGTGTTCAGGCCGTTGGGGAAGGCCTCGTCGCCCGCAACGACCCAGTCTTTGCCCGTCTCCGCGTCGTCGTACGGAAACGCGGCGTGGTTCCAGCCGCTCGGGTAGGCGTAGCGCCCCATCTCGACCGGATTCGAGGGCGAGCCCCCCTTCACGCCGTTGCCCACGTCCACCATCACGACCCCGTCGTCCCAGTTCGACGAGTAGGCGATGCCGTCGTCCACCCACACATCGTGGATCGAGTGGCCGGGCGTCTCGAGCTCGAAGTCGGTGACCCGGGTCGGGTTCGCGCGGTTCTCGATGTTGATGATTTCGTAGCGGCGGCCGTTGCTGAGGGCGTAGACGTGGTCCTCGTAGATGAACAGGTTGTGGACGCCGCCGGTGAGGCGGTTCGTGTACTCGGTGACGATCGACACGTCGGTCGGGTCCGAACAGTCAAGAATCACCATGCCGTTCTTCCGGTCGGACGCCCCCTCGCGGCTGATGATGCAGGTGCGCCCGTCGTCGCTCACCTTTACGTCGTTGACCGTGCGGGCGTCGACGGTGACCGTGTCGACCGGCGTGATGTCGGACGGGTTGGTCACGTCCCAGAAGTAGGCCTCGCCGTCGCCCCCCCAGGTGCCGGTGATGGCGTAGTCGCGGCCGTCCGGCGCCTCCCACACCCAGAGGTCCGAGGTGTGCACGTTGGAGACGCGCCCCCGGCCCACGACCTCGATCGCCCCTTCCAGGTCGCGGGGCGTCACCGAGACGGTGTGGGTGGCGGTGTGCCCCCCACTCGTGGCCACGACGGTGTACTGCCCGGCGTCCTCCGCCACGAAGCGCCCGTCGCTCCCAATCTCGGCGGTCGCGCCCGGCGCGATCGGCTCCGTGTGGTCGGTGCGCACGGCGTACCGGATTGGGGCATCGCCTACGGCGGTGCCGGCCTCGGTCCGGGCCGTGGCCGCAAAGTCGAGCACGTCCCCCGTGCGGGCCGAGTCGGCCCCGCCGCTCAGTGTCAGCGACGCCACCGGGTTCTCCCTCACGTCCACAGTCGTGGTGGCCTCGTGGCCCTCAGCCCGCGCCGTGAGCGTCACGCGTCCGGGCGCCTCGGCATCGATCCGGCCCAGTCGATCCACGGCGGCCACCTCGGGATTGCTGCTCTCCATCTGCACGGCAACATCATCGCGCACCTGCCCGTCTGCCGTCCGGGCCTCGGCGACGAGGGGCACCTGCGTGCCCGCATAGATTTGCGACGGGGCCTCGGCGAACGCCACCTCGCCGACCGGGGCCTGGGCAACCGTCACCGACACGCGCTGCACGATGCGATCCTGAGACCCGGTGCCGGGCCGCAGCGCGATGATCTCGTGGGTGCCGGGCGCCGCCGCCGTCACCTCGCCCGCTCGGCTCGTCGGCGCCGCGTCGCTGCGGGCGTAGAAGACGACGGTCGTGTCGCGCACGCGCTCCCCGTCCGCGTTCACGTAGTAGGCCTCCAGCTGCTGGCTCTGGCCGACCTGGAGGGCGGGACTGGCGGGCTCAATCTCGAGCGACTGGGCCGCGGCGTGAGGGGCGACGAGGAGGACAGACGCAACGGCGGCGATCACCGCCGAGCACAGGAGACGATACGGCATGGACGGGCACGGGAGCGCGGAGGAGAGCAAGTGTCACTTCACAGTCCCTTTCCACCACTCCTCCCTCACCAAGTTTCTTCGTTGCCCCCACGCTCCCACTGCTCTGTTCGTTCTCCCCCCCACCCTCAACGCAAAACGCCCTGCACGAAACGAATCACACAATCTCGTCCGGCCCGTACTTGAGCACCGGCCCACGGTAGCCGAAGACCGTCTGCAGCACCTTTGTGACGGTGGGCGATTGCTTCTGCACGTACCACTGATCCGCCACCCGCCGGACGCCCTCGCCGTAGGCCGGGTAGGGGTGGATCGTGTCGCCCAGGTTGCGGAGCGTGACGCCGTTGCGCATGGCAATCGTGAACGCCGTGATCAGCTCGCCGGCCCGCTCGCCGAGGACGCTCGCGCCCAGGATGGTGCCGGTGAGGGACTTCGCGTGGACCTTGATCTGGCCGGTCGTCTCGCTCTCGGTGATGGCGCGGTCGAGCTGGTCGTACGGGAAGCGGTAGGTCTCGTAGGAGACGCCCTGCTCGTCGAGATCGGCGGCGTGCGCCCCCACGTGCGCCAGCTCGGGCTCCGTGTAGGTGACCCACGGCACGTGGTCGGCGTCGATTTTCGAGGGCACCTTCAGGAGTGCGTTCGTGACGGCCACCTTCGCCATGTGGTTGCTCATGTGCGTGAACTGGTAGCGGCCCGTCACGTCGCCCACGGCGTAGACATGACCCTGGCTCGTGCGGCAGCGGTCGTCGACGGTGATGCCCTGGCGGGTATAGTCGATGCCCGCGGCGTCGAGGTGGAGGCCGTCGACGTGGGCGGTGCGACCGGTGGCGAGAAGCAGCGCGTCGGCCTCCACGGGGCCGTGTGCTCCCGCCGAAATCGTGATCGTGCTGCCGGACTGCGCCACCTCCTCCACCTGCGCCCCCAACACGTATTCGACGCCCTCCCCCTCCAGCGTCTCCCGGAGTGTGGCGGCCAGCTCGGCGTCGTCGTTCGAGAGGATGCGGTCGGCCATGTCGAGCACGACGACCTCCGTGCCGAGCCGTGCAAAGGCCTGCGCCATCTCGGTCCCGATGGGTCCGCCCCCCACGATCGCAAGCCGCTCCGGTTGTTCTTCAAGCTCGAAGAGCGTCTCGTTGGTGAGAACGTCGACCTCGCCGAGGCCGTCGATGGGCGGGACGAGCGGGCTCGCCCCCGCCGCCACGATCACGTAGCGCCCCGTCACCTGTTCGGTCGTCCCGTCGTCGCGCTCCACGGCGACGGTGTGCGCGTCGATGAAGTGCGCGTCCCCCTGCCGCACGTCGATGTCCAGGTCCTCGAAGATCTCCGGCGCGTCGGCCTCCTCGTACACGTCCTGTCGCACCTGGCGGACGTGCTCCATCACGCCCCCAAAGTCGACCTCGACGGACTGGTCGGTGAGGCCGTATTTGCTGGCCGTCTGGGCCTGGTGGACCACCGTCGCGGCCTTGAGGAGCGTCTTGCTCGGCACGCAGCCGGTCCACGTGCAGTCGCCGCCGAGGGCGTCGCGCTCGATCATGGTGGTCTTGGCGCCGAGGTTGGTGGCGATGCCGGCCGCGGAGAGGCCGCCGGCCCCGCCGCCAATCACGATGACGTCGTAGTCGGTCGTCATGGAAGGGGGAGGTTGAGGCAAGAGGAGACAGAAGCTCTACGCGCCCCTGAGTCTGCCAGTTCTTCTCGTCGTTACGAAGCCTCCGGCCCCAATCTACGCATCGTCCGCGAGCCGCCGCACGCGCCGCGGGAGCCACCACGCCAGGCCACCCGCCGCCCCCAGGAGGAGCATGGGGACGCCGAGGGTGACGCCCCGCACGACCCCGGGAAGCGTGTCCGTGGCCGACGTGGCCACCTGGTAGGTGCCCCACTGCGCGACCCCGAACACGACGAGCATCGCGGTGGCGGTCCCGTACAGAAAGACCTGCACGTCGCGGCACACCACGCGCTTGGCGGCCGGGGC
This window encodes:
- a CDS encoding YncE family protein, encoding MHLLRTLCLAVCLLGLAASPTLAQNYYAYVASESADEVALVRFDADTESATVEETVPVGYIAPETEGAHGMTVAPDGDHWFVSIAHGKPYGRVAKYETGTNAKVDTAHVGMFPATMEVSSVTGLLYVANFNLHGEMEPSTVSVVDPEAMTEVDRIETGIMPHGSRFAPDGRTHYSVSMMDGTLHEVDALTGRVTRTLTTGEGTPKPTWVDPHPSRPLAYVAHNGADEVVVVDRDDWAVTQRLPTGEGTAPYNLEVSPDGTTLVVSYKGTGETGIWNLGTGERAARLSNTQAVTHGVVISPDSRYAFVSAEGRGDDPGAVDVFDLQSNERVASVEVGPQAGGIAFWKTEETATSAR
- a CDS encoding Ig-like domain-containing protein, with translation MPYRLLCSAVIAAVASVLLVAPHAAAQSLEIEPASPALQVGQSQQLEAYYVNADGERVRDTTVVFYARSDAAPTSRAGEVTAAAPGTHEIIALRPGTGSQDRIVQRVSVTVAQAPVGEVAFAEAPSQIYAGTQVPLVAEARTADGQVRDDVAVQMESSNPEVAAVDRLGRIDAEAPGRVTLTARAEGHEATTTVDVRENPVASLTLSGGADSARTGDVLDFAATARTEAGTAVGDAPIRYAVRTDHTEPIAPGATAEIGSDGRFVAEDAGQYTVVATSGGHTATHTVSVTPRDLEGAIEVVGRGRVSNVHTSDLWVWEAPDGRDYAITGTWGGDGEAYFWDVTNPSDITPVDTVTVDARTVNDVKVSDDGRTCIISREGASDRKNGMVILDCSDPTDVSIVTEYTNRLTGGVHNLFIYEDHVYALSNGRRYEIINIENRANPTRVTDFELETPGHSIHDVWVDDGIAYSSNWDDGVVMVDVGNGVKGGSPSNPVEMGRYAYPSGWNHAAFPYDDAETGKDWVVAGDEAFPNGLNTENEPTIPAGWLHFVDVTDPETPSEEARYRVPEAGSHNFWVDGDTLYVAYYNAGLRVVDLSGDLKGNLYEQGREIAHFKSHDPEGRIPNAAMAWGPQPHEGHVFFSDWNSGLWAVELTNGE
- the parS gene encoding type II RES/Xre toxin-antitoxin system antitoxin, whose amino-acid sequence is MGAPVSLTTDAGASSFPELAAEEPAELVATVREGLPTERFDALRALLDVPSGRLAEIVGITPSTLSRRRKHGTFNKDESERILRVARLALRAIDVLDGRNNAQKWLTEPARALGGEPPLDFADTEPGAREVERLLIRLDHGVYS
- a CDS encoding RES family NAD+ phosphorylase → MVQVWRLVKEKYAESAFSGDGARQAGGRFNSPGQPVVYTSESLALAELEILVHLPTSHLLDTYVAFRASLPETSVESLDREALPDDWRANPVPRGVQAVGDEWLQSGRSLALRVPSAVVPAEANVLVNPGHPNFESVTVDGPFNPEVDDRLL
- a CDS encoding GIY-YIG nuclease family protein, yielding MTDAPGTYALLLRGEENQEIEVGALGEMIVWPGVYVYVGSAFGPGGLRARVGRHARGDGAQHWHVDYLRAATALEAVWYTHDPERRECTWAAVLRDRSGATVPVDGFGASDCTCPAHLTRFESVPSLSSFRARLREQYPDHAPVEQVGEDLLE
- a CDS encoding dihydrolipoyl dehydrogenase family protein, with the translated sequence MTTDYDVIVIGGGAGGLSAAGIATNLGAKTTMIERDALGGDCTWTGCVPSKTLLKAATVVHQAQTASKYGLTDQSVEVDFGGVMEHVRQVRQDVYEEADAPEIFEDLDIDVRQGDAHFIDAHTVAVERDDGTTEQVTGRYVIVAAGASPLVPPIDGLGEVDVLTNETLFELEEQPERLAIVGGGPIGTEMAQAFARLGTEVVVLDMADRILSNDDAELAATLRETLEGEGVEYVLGAQVEEVAQSGSTITISAGAHGPVEADALLLATGRTAHVDGLHLDAAGIDYTRQGITVDDRCRTSQGHVYAVGDVTGRYQFTHMSNHMAKVAVTNALLKVPSKIDADHVPWVTYTEPELAHVGAHAADLDEQGVSYETYRFPYDQLDRAITESETTGQIKVHAKSLTGTILGASVLGERAGELITAFTIAMRNGVTLRNLGDTIHPYPAYGEGVRRVADQWYVQKQSPTVTKVLQTVFGYRGPVLKYGPDEIV